One window of the Oncorhynchus mykiss isolate Arlee chromosome 5, USDA_OmykA_1.1, whole genome shotgun sequence genome contains the following:
- the cfh gene encoding complement factor H precursor (The RefSeq protein has 25 substitutions, 2 non-frameshifting indels compared to this genomic sequence) — MRLITLGFVFALWLCTLSFVKGQVCFRKGVSEIPEAKNVDISNLEDTEIDKTVRLPCAIGYVGFVRLKCGSKGWSKDGGRKCEPKSCGHPGDTPNGDFHLSILDDFVFGAQVLYQCRKGYQMVTRSRHRTCVEQGWDSALPICEALKCPVIQANDNVVVIGNSEDATYGNVIQFECQSNHMVLNGSSEMVCNDKGEWSSTVPTCKVIKCYAPDIANGAVSGPPKEDYDEDDTLRYSCNTKYVKSQERVPKCTKMVNSANWSPTPACEEVRCKLSLPPTRGTSYRPADRNLFLPDERVTVTCASGFWNSISRQTENTMTCKEDGKWSPSTTDCERITCGDPRDPLVSSPYYWQRGQFRGTQRYNCRTGFKTTNPRGVATCTSDGSWTPKPLCEEITCDKPDILNAVIKDPKTRYKINDLLTYECKMNYELLDSTTRPTATCTTNGWTKTLGCKEIEGACIKPNVMNGFIVQSNERNVDPRNSKIYSSCNEGFKPSTGGWWGEATCTEGTWSGILECIDQSQCGRIPVIPNTIKVPHSEVYDNEQTVTIDCKVGYTSETKTIKCKDGEWQTPLPACRLQGVPCDPPPKVENAIVKIPYQNKYREGFEVNYECRKSFRIEGHKKLTCENGSWTTPPPTCKQYCGKPEGAGKQIQILDQELERYENGNQIDYTCINPYKGPGGTATCNNGEWHMPIECKASCPDPPPITNGDFTKEKRDVEGVITEVSYQCSRQFTLSFTGNIRCLDGKWQSPPKCLRPCEISTFDAEYNLQNLPEKDNIAHGEKKTLHCKEGYYHQYKRFRPNIEEIEMKCDDGELQYGEHMPICRYRYS, encoded by the exons ATGCGATTGATAACTCTCGGCTTTGTCTTTGCACTATGGTTGTGTACACTCAGCTTTGTGAAAGGACAAG TTTGTTTCCGAAAGGGAGTTTCAGAGATTCCTGAAGCTAAAAACGTGGACATTTCCAACCTAGAAGACACTGAAATTGACAAAACAGTGAGGTTGCCCTGCGCTATTGGCTACGTAGGTTTCGTTAGACTCAAATGCGGCAGTAAAGGATGGAGTAAAGATGGTGGTCGAAAATGTGAAC CTAAGTCATGTGGACATCCAGGAGACACACCAAATGGAGACTTCCATCTTTCGATTTTGGACGATTTTGTCTTTGGAGCTCAAGTTCTGTACCAATGCAGAAAAGG TTACCAAATGGTGACCAGGTCCAGACATCGGACCTGCGTGGAACAAGGCTGGGACAGCGCACTCCCTATATGTGAAG CATTGAAATGCCCAGTGATTCAAGCCAACGACAACGTTGTGGTCATCGGAAACAGTGAGGATGCAACCTATGGAAATGTGATCCAGTTTGAGTGCCAATCAAATCACATGGTACTCAACGGATCGTCTGAAATGGTTTGCAACGATAAAGGAGAATGGAGCAGCACAGTCCCAACATGTAAAG TGATTAAATGTTACGCTCCAGACATAGCTAACGGTGCAGTGAGCGGGCCCCCTAAGGAAGATTACGATGAAGACGACACACTGAGATACAGCTGTAACACAAAGTATGTTAAGTCTCAGGAAAGAGTCCCTAAATGCACTAAAATGGTCAACAGTGCCAACTGGAGTCCAACACCAGCGTGTGAAG AAGTGAGATGTAAGTTATCATTGCCACCAACAAGAGGAACCAGTTACAGACCTGCTGACAGAAATCTGTTCTTGCCTGATGAACATGTAATGGTGACCTGTGCCTCAGGATTCTGGAACTCTATCTCACGTCGGACTGAAAATACAATGACATGCAAAGAGGACGGAAAGTGGTCACCTTCCACAACAGATTGTGAAC GGATAACATGTGGTGATCCACGTGACCCTTTTGTGAGTTCTCCCTACTACTGGCAGCAGGGTCAATTTAGAGGAACTCAGCGTTACAACTGTAGAACCGGATTTAAAACCACAAATGCCCGGGGTGTTGCCACATGCACAAGTGATGGCTCCTGGACTCCAAAACCACTCTGTGAAG AGATTACATGTGACAAGCCAGATATCCTAAATGCTGTGATTAAAGACTCGAAAACAAGATACAAAATCAATGATCTGCTCACTTATGAGTGTAAGATGAATTATGAACTATTGGACAGTACTACCAGACCTACTGCTACCTGTACTACAAATGGCTGGACCAAGACACTTGGCTGTAAAG AAATAGAGGGAGCATGTATCGAACCAAATGTGATGAATGGATTCATAGTTCAGTCAAATGAGAGGAATGTTGATAGCAAGATATACTCTTCCTGCAATGAAGGGTTCAAACCCTCTACCGGGGGTTGGTGGGGTGAAGCCACATGTACTGAGGGAACATGGTCTGGAATATTAGAGTGTATTG ATCAATCACAATGTGGCAGAATCCCTGTCATTCCCAACACAAGAAAGGTACCTCACAGTGAAGTCTATAAGAATGAACAAACTGTTACAATTGTTTGCAAAGTTGGATACACATCTGAAACTAAGACTATAAAATGTAAGGATGGAGAATGGCAAACACCGTTACCAGCTTGTAGAC CGCAAGGCGTTCCATGTGATCCTCCACCTAAAGTTGAAAATGCAATTGTTAAAATCCCGTATCAAAATAAATATAGAGAGGGATTTGAAGTGAATTATGAATGTCGCAAGTCCTTTCAAATAGAGGGACATAAAAAACTTACTTGTGAAAATGGGAGTTGGACAACTCCACCACCAACATGCAAAC AGTACTGTGGTAAGCCTGAGGGTGCAGGGAAACACATTCAGATTCTTGACCAAGAGCTAGAGAGATACAAAAATGGGAACCAAATAGACTATACATGCATTAACCCACACAAAGGCCCTGGAGGAACAGCAACTTGCAATAATGGAGAATGGCACATGCCAATTGAGTGTAAAG CAAGCTGTCCTGATCCTCCTCCCATTACTAATGGAGATTTCACCAAGGAAAAGAGAGATGTTGAAGGTGTAATTACAGAGATGTCCTACCAATGCAGCAGACAGTTTACACTGAGTTTCACAGGCAGCATCAGATGTCTGGATGGAAAATGGCCGAGCCCTCCAAAGTGTTTAC GGCCTTGTGAGATTTCCACTTTTGATGCAGAGTACAATCTACAGAATTTACCTGAGAAAGATAATATTGCGCACGGTGAAAAAAAGACTCTTCATTGCAAAGAGGGATATTACCATAAATTGAAACGTTATTCACTATGGAATATAGAAGAAATTGAGATGAAGTGTGATGATGGAGAGTTACAGTATGGAGAACACATGCCTATAT GTAGGCATCGTTATTCTTAG